The window CGCTCGCCTTCCGCTCCTCCGGCCGCCGCGTCCGCGCGGAACTCATCCGCGCCGGGGCCCTGCGCGCCGTCGTCTCGCTTCCGGCGCGTGCCGCGTATCCGCTCCACATCAGCCTGCAGATCTGGGTGTTCCAACGCCCCGAGCCGGGCGGCACGGACCGTATGACGGTGCTGTTCGTCGACGGGGAGGGCGAGCAGCGGGACGGTGCCCCGGGCACGGCGTCCGCCACCGACACGGCCACGGCCACGGCTGACGCCAGCACCCGTGGCGGCTCACGCCTCCGCCGCTCCGGCTCGTCCTCTTCCGCCGCCTCTTCCTCCGCCGCCTCCTTCGATTGGGCGGGGCTGACGGACCGGGTCCTCGGTCAGTGGGCCGCATTCACCGCCGCACCCGACGCCTACGCCGACGAGCCCGGCGTCGCCCGCGCGGTGCCGCTCGTCGACCTCCTCGACGACGTCGTCGACGTCACCCCGGCCCGCCATGTCCGGGCGACCGCGGCCGACATCGACCCGGCGGCCCTGGCCCGCCGCGTTGACGACCTGCACGAGCAACTGGCCGAGCAGGTGACCGCGCTGGCGGCCTCCTCCATCTCCGGCGGGTGGCAGCCGTCCGGGGCCTCGGCCCGCGAGTGGCGTACGGCGACCGTCTCCGACCTGGCACGCGGCGGAGCCCTGACCGTGCTGAGGGCGGCGGCGCCCGGCACACGAGGCTCCAAGGGCTCCGGTGGCCCCGCCGTGGAGCGGCCGGTCCTCGCCGCCCGCGACATCGCGGCCGGAAACCCGCCGTCCGGCACGGCTGTCGACATCCACACGGACGCCGCGCAACCCGTAGCCGCCGGGGACGTCCTCGTACGCGCCGTCGCGGGCGGCGGCGACGCGGCCGCGATGACCCGGGTGGCGGACGACCGGGACGCCGGAGCCCTGCTGGGTCAGCACATCCACCTCCTGCGCCCCGACCCCGCCCGCCTCGACCCGTGGTTCCTGGCCGGGTTCCTCGGCGCCGAGGACAACATCGCCTCCGCGTCGACCGGCAGCAGCCTCGTGCACGTCACACCGGGGCGCCTGCGCGTACCGCTGCTGCCCCTGGAGGAACAGCGGCGCTACGGGGAGGCCTTCCGCCGCGTACACGAGCTCCGCGCGGCCGCCCGCCGAACCGCCGACCTCGCCGCCGACACCGCGGCCACCCTGACCACCGGCCTGACCGCCGGCGTACTCCTGCCACCGGCCGGCCCGAATGCCTCCGGCAGCCGTTCTGTCTGAAACGCCCCACGAGTCCCACCGCACACGACCACACTGAATCCCAGCCGTCCCACGCCCGGACGGTGTTCTTCGGAAGGAAGCCGGGACCTCTTGAACAGCAGTAAGCACACGGAGCTGGCGAACCATGCCTGGTCCGTCGCCGATCTCCTGCGCGGTGACTACCGACAGTCCGACTACGGCAAAGTCATCCTGCCGTTCACGGTGTTGCGCCGCCTGGAATGCGTCCTGGAGCCGACGCGAGAGAAGGTCGCCGAGACCGTCGACAGGTTCGTGGGCCAGGAGATCGACACCGACCACTTCCTGCGTAAGGCCTCGGGCCACTCCTTCTACAACAAGAGCGACCTCACGCTCAAGAAGATCGCGGCCGACCCGCAGAACGCGGCGAAGAACCTGCAGATCTACGTCGGCGCGTTCTCCGACAACGCCCGTGAGGTCCTCGACAAGTACGAGTTCAACCAGCAGGTAAGGAAGCTCGACAGCGCGAACCTGCTCTACCAGGTCATCGGCCGGTTCACCGACCTCGACCTGCACCCCGATGTCGTGCCCAACCACAACATGGGCTACATCTTCGAGGAGCTGATCCGCCGCTTCGCCGAGCAGTCGAACGAGACCGCGGGTGAGCACTTCACCCCGCGCGAGGTCATCAAGCTGATGGTCAACCTGCTGGTGGCGCCCGACGCGGACGCCCTCAGTCTGCCGGGGGTCGTCCGGACGGTCATGGACCCGGCCTGCGGCACGGGCGGCATGCTCAGCGCCGCTGACGACCACATCCTGGCCCTCAACCCGGACGCAACGGTCGAGGTGTATGGGCAGGAGCTCAACCCCGAGTCCTGGGCGATCTGCCGCTCCGACCTCATGATCAAGGGCCAGGACCCGGAGAACATCCGCTTCGGCAACTCCTTCTCCGACGACGGCCACGCGCGCCGGAAGTTCGACTACATCCTCGCCAACCCGCCGTTCGGCGTGGAGTGGAAGAAGGTCAAGGAGGAGGTCGAGTACGAGCACACCTCGCTCGGCGACGCCGGCCGCTTCGGCGCGGGCCTGCCGCGCATCAACGACGGCTCGCTGCTCTTCCTCCAGCACATGATCTCGAAGATGAAGCCGGTGGACGTGAACGGCGGGGGCGGCTCCCGCATCGCCATCGTCTTCAACGGCTCCCCGCTCTTCACCGGTGCGGCCGAGTCCGGCGAGTCCAAGATCCGCCGCTGGATCCTGGAGAACGACTGGCTGGAGGCGATCGTCGCCCTCCCGGACCAGCTCTTCTACAACACCGGCATCTCGACGTACTTCTGGATCCTCACCAACCGCAAGAGCGCCGACCACAAGGGCAAGGTCGTCCTGCTCGACGCGCGCGACCAGTGGCAGAAGATGCGCAAGTCGCTGGGCGACAAGCGCAAGGAGTTGGGCGACGGAACGAAGGGCCGCCCCGACCACATCGGCGACATCACGCGGCTGTACGCGGAGGCCGCCCAGGTCGCCAAGGACCCCGAGCACCCGCTGCACGGCAAGGTCAAGGTCTTCGCCAACGAGGACTTCGGCTACCAGCGCATCACCGTGGAGCGGCCGCTGAAGCTCCGCTTCGAGGTCACGGAGGAGACCCTGGCCGCGCTGGCCGAGGCCAAGCCGGTCGCCAAGCTGGAGCGGAGCGAGGAG is drawn from Streptomyces sp. NBC_01232 and contains these coding sequences:
- a CDS encoding N-6 DNA methylase; translated protein: MTAAEISRIAGVTRATVSNWRRRHDDFPAPSAGTESSPLYDLPAVQAWLRGRGHTSTASPTEELRTALRLLGPGSGVAARLFPLAAGASRRTPEELAELAALPDDQLIARAEKTARELPAAVPEAEPVRYGPDDADAVRALLGCVREAGPQAAVDVLAERELDEGAASGVYQTPEGLAVLMARLLPAEASRVLDPACGSGTLLAGAARRGARELFGQDSLPVQGRRTAVRLLLSAPEAESAIRVGDSLRGDAFPDVIVDAVLCNPPFGDRDWGHDELAYDPRWAYGLPPRFESELAWVQHALAHLEPGGYAVMLLPPALAFRSSGRRVRAELIRAGALRAVVSLPARAAYPLHISLQIWVFQRPEPGGTDRMTVLFVDGEGEQRDGAPGTASATDTATATADASTRGGSRLRRSGSSSSAASSSAASFDWAGLTDRVLGQWAAFTAAPDAYADEPGVARAVPLVDLLDDVVDVTPARHVRATAADIDPAALARRVDDLHEQLAEQVTALAASSISGGWQPSGASAREWRTATVSDLARGGALTVLRAAAPGTRGSKGSGGPAVERPVLAARDIAAGNPPSGTAVDIHTDAAQPVAAGDVLVRAVAGGGDAAAMTRVADDRDAGALLGQHIHLLRPDPARLDPWFLAGFLGAEDNIASASTGSSLVHVTPGRLRVPLLPLEEQRRYGEAFRRVHELRAAARRTADLAADTAATLTTGLTAGVLLPPAGPNASGSRSV
- a CDS encoding type I restriction-modification system subunit M, whose product is MNSSKHTELANHAWSVADLLRGDYRQSDYGKVILPFTVLRRLECVLEPTREKVAETVDRFVGQEIDTDHFLRKASGHSFYNKSDLTLKKIAADPQNAAKNLQIYVGAFSDNAREVLDKYEFNQQVRKLDSANLLYQVIGRFTDLDLHPDVVPNHNMGYIFEELIRRFAEQSNETAGEHFTPREVIKLMVNLLVAPDADALSLPGVVRTVMDPACGTGGMLSAADDHILALNPDATVEVYGQELNPESWAICRSDLMIKGQDPENIRFGNSFSDDGHARRKFDYILANPPFGVEWKKVKEEVEYEHTSLGDAGRFGAGLPRINDGSLLFLQHMISKMKPVDVNGGGGSRIAIVFNGSPLFTGAAESGESKIRRWILENDWLEAIVALPDQLFYNTGISTYFWILTNRKSADHKGKVVLLDARDQWQKMRKSLGDKRKELGDGTKGRPDHIGDITRLYAEAAQVAKDPEHPLHGKVKVFANEDFGYQRITVERPLKLRFEVTEETLAALAEAKPVAKLERSEEFVAAVRTLLGSSWPTKSEAFIALKDAVVTAGLTWPSGAPFAKAVRETIGIRDPEGEVQKVKSVSEPDTDLRDYENVPLGEDVEDYLKHEVLPHVPDAWIDHTKTKIGYEIPFTRHFYVYEPPRPLAEIDAELKSLEAEIQALLGEVTE